In Fibrobacter sp. UWB10, the genomic window CCCACGTGCTCACCACATGATGCCACACCACCAGCATAATGCAAATGCCTTTCGCCAAGTCGACAAACGCGTAGCGCGGCTTTGCAACAGATGTGGGCATCACAGAATCCATAAAGCACCGTTATTATTTTTCAAGAAAATCGAAAATGCGTTTCTTGTAATCGGGCAATTCATCGAACACAGCATGGCCGCATTCTTCGTACATATAGAATTCGCAAGGAACGCCCTCAGCCTTTAGCTTTTCTGCCAATTTGACAGTCGCTTCGGGAGTGGTCACAAGGTCTTTGCCTGCGCCAAGCACTAGCACCGGGCTTTTGACTTTTCCTAGTTCATCGTAGGTGTCAACGTAATCGCAGGCATCCGCAAATAAGGCGAAGCGTTCCAATTCTTCGTCTGAAATTTCCTTGTACAAGGCAAGCAATGCCCTGCGATAACGGGCGACAAACTTTTCACTAAAACAGTCATCGATAAAAGTGTTTACAAGTTCAGACTTTTCTCGGGCCCGCGCAAGGCGCGCCCAATTCTGAATCGTCGTAATCTGTCGCGGTTCTGCCTTCGATGTCGAAGAACCGAGCACCAGCTTATTCACGACTTCAGGATGGCGAATCGCCATATACTGTGCAATCATGCCGCCCTGCGAAACGCCAAAGACATCAGCTTTATCGATTTCGATGGCCTTGAGGGCCGCAACTTGATCGTCAGCCATTTCGGGCAACGAATAACCGGGCTTGGCGTCTTTTTTGCGGTCAAAAAAGTAAAGCGTGTACCTTTCTTTAAAAATCTTGTAAGGCCCTTCTAGCGAGGCCGCCGATTTCATAACACTCTTGATTGAAAGTCCGGGAATCACAATCAAGGGCTTGGGGCCCGAACCAATTTGGGCGTATTCCATTTCAAAAGAGCCCGTGTTCACCGTATGTACAAGATTTTCGCTCATATCCTAAATATATTAAAAGCACATTGACTAGCCCACAGAAAAAGTCCCGCATGAACTGCGGGACTTAAACTTTTTAGTAACAACGACTGCTACGAATTAATTTCTATGGAAGTCGTCTTCGACGCGGATGATGTCATCTTCGCCGGTGTATTCGCCCACCTGGACTTCGACGATGACCAGCGGGAGTTTGCCTTCGTTTTGCAGGCGATGAACTTCGCCCACCGGGATGTAAGTCGATTCGTTCGGACGCACGTAGAAGACGTTCTTGCCCACGGTCACCGTAGCAGTCCCGCTTACAACCACCCAGTGCTCCGAGCGATGCAGGTGCTTTTGCAGGCTAAGGCGCTTGCCCGGCTTCACCACAATACGCTTCATCTTGTAGCGTTCGGTAGATTCCAGCACGGAGTACGTACCCCACGGGCGGCTCACAGTCTGCGGCACGTTAATGAGGTCAGAACCGCGTTCCTTGAGTTCTTCCACCACCTTCTTGACCTTCTGGCTGCTGCTGAGCGGAGCAACCAAGAGAGCGTCCGGCGTGTCCACGATGAGCATCTTGTCGAGGTCGATCGTCGCGATGGTACGCTGACCGCCCATCACAAGGGAATTCTTGGAGTCCACGGCAATGTGGCGCGGGTTCACGTTGTTGCCGTTTGCGTCGTGCTGGTATTCGCCATAAAGGCTGTCAAAACTGCCGAGGTCGCTCCAGCCGATATCACTCGGAACCACCTTCACCTTGTTGGACTTTTCCATGACGGCATAGTCGATGGAGTTCGACGGAATAGCCATCATGTCGTCACGGTCAATGCGGATGGGTTCACCGTCTTCGACTGTCGCATTGGCAAGAGCCTTTTTCGCGGCGGCGAGCATTTCCGGGGAGTATTTGCCCAGTTCGGCGAGGAACGTCTTTGCCGTAAAGCAGAAGATACCGCTGTTCCAGTAGAAGTTACCTGCCAGCAGGTACTTTTCGGCTGTGGCGCGGTCGGGCTTTTCCACAAAACGCTTTACATTTTCGCCATCGGCTTCGATATAGCCGTAACCCGTTTCAGGGCTAGTGGGCGTAATGCCGAACGTCACCAAGTTACCGGCCTTCGCCAGTTCTTCGGCGCGGAGAAGAACCTTCTTGTATTCGTCCTTCTTGCGAATCACGTGGTCAGACGGAGACACCAGCACAATCGTTTCAGGAGTCATCGTGAGGCAAGCAAGGGCAATAGCCGGGGCTGTGTTACGGCCCACGGGTTCCAGAAGGAACTTGCTACCCGTCATGCCTTCCATTTCAAGCTGGTCCTTGGCCAAGAAGAACTGGTCGGCATTCGAAACAATAAACTGCGATTCGCAAACAGCGGAGTTCGTAACCACGGTCTTGCGGAACAGGGACTGTCCGTCAAAAAGCGGCGCGAACTGCTTGGGCATCAGGGAACGGCTCACGGGCCAAAGGCGCGTGCCCGAACCACCACAGAGAATCAAGTTAATCATATAGTCCTACTTACTTCCAACCATTGTTATGGATCGTTTCAACATTGTAAATAATGTCCGTAGTCGTCTTACCAGCACTGATCGTCGGTGTAATCAAACTAAGCAGACGGTTCCATGTTGCAAGTTCAGAAGCGTCGACGTAAACAATATCACGAGAATTCAATTGGAAACGATCTGCCATGGCAAGAGCCATCGCATTTTTCGCATTCAATTGATACACATCGATTTGCTTCTCAGACGTATTGCGAATAACATAAATTCCACGAGAAGTAGCATTCAGAGCCTGCAGACCACCTGCAGAGGCCAAGGCTTCGGCTAGTGTCAAATTGCCGTTATAAATATCCACAACACCAGAACGACCAACTTCACCCAGCACATAAACCTTCTGGTCCTTCTGGGTTTCACTGAGGGCCGGAACAAAAATTTGGTCATCCGGCTTTACCATCATACGTTCAAGCGGAAGTTTCGACTTGAAAGCATCAAGATAATTGATGTTATAAACTTTATCTCCACGGCGAAGCTGCATTGCAGAAGGGTCTGCCTTTTCAGAGAAGCCACCTGCATAAGCAATAGCATCGGGAATCGTCATCGGATTTTCGTTAAAAGCCACATATCCCGGTTTTTCCACGGAGCCGGCAACAAACATTTTGCGGCTATGGTAACCCGTCACGCGGACATCCACCTGCGGATCGTTCAAGATCTTGTCAGAGAGACGCTTCGTGATTTCAGCACGGAGTTCCTGAGCGGTAAGGCCAGCTGCCTGAAGTTCACCAGCATACGGATAGAAAAGCTTTCCATCGGTAGTCACCTTCTGACCAGCCGGCTGATACTGACCCATCGGAGACGTCAATTCCGGGTGTTCCCACACCACGACCTGAACCATGTCCAGAGGTCCAATGCGGTATTCCAGTTCCGGCAAAGAATCCACCACGAGATCCTTCAGGTCGCCCAAATCAGTAGAGTCACCAGCCTTGGCAGCACCCTGGCCCACATCGCCTTCATGAATCGCATGCAACCTTACAATCATGCCATTGTATTCAGTGGAGTCTCCCGGTAAAGCCATTTGCATCTGCGGTCCAAGAGCGCATCCGCTCAACATGGCGACAGCAATAAGGCCAATGCCCAAACTCAATTTCTTCATAAATTAACCCTTTTAGCCAGCTTATGCCTGGCCTTCGCTTTGTTTGATTTTTTCTACCCAGTACGGGGTCAGTTTAGAGATAAAATTCCATGCAAGCACAAACGCGTTTTCAGGACGACGATACGGGTCCGGAACATCCACACGTTGCGGTTCACCATAACGGAAAACCTTGCCTTCGAGCCACGGATAACGGTGCAACAAATCCATCTTGTGGCCGTTTTCCATCACCAAGATAAGATCAGCCCACTTAAGAATGTCCAGATTAATCTGACGAGCGCGGTGAGCGCTCATATCGATTCCATGCTCAAGAGCAATCTTTTGGCTAAGTTCATGTGCAGGATGATCAACCAATGCGCCAAGACCAGCACTCATCACTTCAAAATCAGGCCCCAAAGCCTTTTTAAGGCAATATTCACCCGTGGGGCTACGGCAGATATTACCTGTGCATACAACGAGAATGTGTTTCATCACCTAAAAATTAAAAAATTATTACAAGTCAGACCAGAATAAAATAAAAAGAGCCGTCTAAAGACGACTCTTTTAAACACAAAATATTGTTTGCAAAGACAGACTACAGTTCGAAAGCAAAACCCAAATCCTTGAGTGCCGGATTCTTCGTGTCCTTTTCAGAGAGGAGAGGTTCGAATCCGTTGCCGACCGGCCACTTGATGCCGATTTCAGGATCGTTCCACATGAGTCCACCTTCATCCTTCGGGTCATAAAGGCGGGTGCACTTGTACACGAAAGTTGCCGTTTCACTGAGCACCACAAAGCCGTGAGCAAAACCTTCGGGAATGTAGAACTGCTTCTTATTTTCAGCAGAAAGCGTAACCCCTTCCCACTTGCCGAACGTGGGGCTACCCTTGCGCAGGTCTACAGCTACGTCAAAGACTTCGCCTTCGATTACGCGCACAAGCTTACCCTGCGGATTCTTCTTCTGGAAATGCAGGCCGCGAAGTACGCCCTTTTTGCTTTTAGATTCATTATCTTGTACGAAAACCATGTTCAAGCCTGCGGCATCGAATTCAGCCTTGTTGTAGGTTTCCATAAAGTAGCCGCGATGGTCGCCAAAGACCGTCGGTTCAACGATTGTCACGCCTTCAATAGAAGTCTTGATGAAATTAAACTTACCCATTATCTATTTCCGTACATTTTTTCGTAATACTTTTCGTAGTCACCACTGGTGATGTTGTCCAACCATTCCTGGTTGTCCAAATACCAGCGCACCGTCTTTTCGATGCCTTCTTCGAACTGAAGGCTCGGTTCCCAGCCCAGTTCCTTCTGAAGCTTGGTGGAATCGATGGCGTAGCGGGCGTCGTGTCCCAGGCGGTCCGTCACATAGGTAATCAAGTTCATGTCTTCGCCTTCAGCGCGGCCGAGGAGCTTATCAACGGTCTTAATAACGACCTTAATAATATCGATGTTCTTCCATTCGTTGAAACCACCGATGTTATAGGTTTCAGCGATTTTGCCGTTATGGAAAATCACATCGATAGCGCGGGCATGGTCTTCCACAAAGAGCCAGTCACGTACGTTTTCGCCCTTGCCGTAAACCGGGAGAGGCTTCTTGTGGCGAATGTTATTGATGAACAGCGGAATCAACTTTTCAGGGAACTGGTACGGACCATAGTTGTTGCTGCAGTTCGTCACAATCGTCGGCATACCGTAGGTGTCATGGAAGGCTCGTACAAAGTGATCGGAACCGGCCTTAGAGGCGGAATACGGAGAGTGCGGCGTATACTTGGTGGTTTCGTAGAAGAAATCGTCACCGTAAGCCAGGTGGTGTTCAGAACTCGATGCCGTCGTGGTAAACGGAGGCGTAATGCCTTCCGGATGATTCATCTTGAGAGCGCCGTAAACTTCATCGGTCGAAATATGATAGAAGCGCTTGCCTTCGTACTTTTCCGGCAAAGATTCCCAGTAAAGCTTGGCAGCCTGCAACAAGGCGAGAGTACCCATCACGTTCGTCTTGGCAAATGTGAACGGATCCTTGATGGAGCGGTCTACGTGACTTTCGGCAGCGAGGTGAATGATGCCATCAACATGCTCGTCTTGCATGAGCTTATAGAAAGCATCAAAGTCGCAGATATCCATCTTCACGAACTTGTAGTTCGGCTTGTTTTCGACATCCTTGAGGTTTGCAAGGTTACCCGCATAAGTCAGCTTATCGAGGTTGATAATCTTGTATTCAGGATACTTGTTCACAAACAGGCGCACCACATGGCTTCCGATAAAGCCTGCGCCGCCAGTGATAACGATGGATCTTTTCATATTTTTCTCCAATTACGGGGACAATATAGTAATACTAGACTTTCCAATCGCAGAAATTCTTGAGCATGGCTAGGCCCACATCTCCACTCTTTTCTTGATGAAACTGGGTTGCAATCAGGTTGTCCTTGCCCACCATTCCCTGGAAGGTCTGCGTACCGTACGTCGTTTCGGCATAAGCATATTCGGCAGGCACCACCGGGTGGTACGAGTGCACATAGTAGAAATCGCTTCCGCTCTTGATACCTTTCATAATCGGGTGTTCACGCGTAAAGTTCACCTGGTTCCAGCCCATGTGCGGAATCTTGATACCCGGTTCATCTTTAAAGCGCACTGCCTTGCCGGGGATAAGACCCAACGTCTTTACACCGCCGTCTTCTTCACTTTCTTCAAGAATAATCTGACAGCCAATGCAAATACCGAGCACCGGATTTCCGGCCTTTACGACCGTCTTAATGGCTTCACCAATTCCCGTGCGTGTCAGAGTTTCCATGGCAGAAGCTGCAGCGCCGACCCCCGGAAAAATCAGGCGGGTAGCCTTGGAGATTTCTTCGGCATCGCGGCTAGACTTGGCATCGACGCCAATGTGCGCAAGCGCATTCATAACCGAAGTCAAGTTGCCGGCATTGTAATCAACCACTATAACAGACATATAAACCTCTTTTTCGCACGCAAAGATAGAATTTATTACAGGTTCAAAAGGTCGAGAGCCTCACCCGCAAGTTCTACACAGCGGTTGCAAGGAAGAATCTTGTTCGGGCGGATTTCTGCACACTTGGTGTAATTTTGCGAACCGCGACGGAAAGTTTCTTCGATGGCATCTGCCTTTTCCGGCACAAGCTCTTTTGCAGCATAAAGAGCCCCGCACACGCCACCGGGAGCAATTCCTCTACCGGCATTCTTGAACTTGTCAGCAATTTCCAGCGCTTCGGCTTCGGATTTGCCCGTTGCAATGGCATAGCCATAGGCAACCGACATAGCGCAATTGCCTCGATTTTCGGCATGAAATTTTTTTGATTCGTCGGCAATTGTCATAACTGTACTCTCCTTATAGTGGGAACGCTTGCCAATAATTTTTGGGTATATTCATGTTGTGGATTTGTAAGCACCTGGTCGGCATTTCCGCGCTCGACCACATGCCCAAAGTACATGACCAAGACCTCGTCGCTCAGAGCGCGGACTACCTGCATATCGTGACTGATAAACACAATCGAAAGTCCGAATTCATTACGCAGGTCGTCGAGCAAGTGCAGAATCTGGGCCTGCACCGACACATCCAAAGCGCTAGTGACTTCATCGCACAAAAGAATCTTGGGCTTTACCATCAGGCTGCGGGCTATGCACAAGCGCTGCCGCTGGCCCCCCGAAAATTCGTGGGGGAACTTTTGGAGAGCCTCTTTCGGCAGGGACACACGCTCCAAAAGTTCTTTTGCACGCGCCTCAGCTTCAGAAAACCCCACTCCGCGTGCAACCAGCGGCGCCGTCAGAATTTCAGACACAGTCTGGCGCGGGTTCAGGCTGCTGAACGGGTCCTGAAAAATCATCTGAACCAAGTCCGAGACCCGTTTTCCGGAAGCAGTCCGGCCTTTTACCACTTTTTCACCAAAAAGTTTGAATTCACCGTTGTCCATAGGCACAAGCCCGACCAGCGATTTCACTAAAGTCGACTTACCGCAACCCGACTCCCCCACAATCGAAAGAATCTGGCCCGCCTGCACGGAAAACGACACATTCTCGACGGCAGAAAAGTACTTCTGCACCTTGCCGAGCACTCCGCCTCGAATGGGAAACTTTACCGAAAGCCCCGAGACTTCCATTGCAGGAACTTCAAGCATCCTTAAGCCTCGACTCCCGTTTCACCGTCAAGCCCCGAAAGGGCATCCTGCACGTTTTTTTCGGTTGCAAGCAAAATTTGGCGGCATTTCCGCAAAAGTTCGGTCGCTTCCTGAACCGCACCCGCCAATTCGTCAATTTCCATCTCAGAATTATCAATACGTTCCAAGATACTCTCTAAACGCTCCATTGCGGTTTTATATTCAAAATTTTCGGCACTCATATTTACGAATATAGTTATCTTTAACAAGGTGAGTTTCATGAAGAAGAACAATCGATGCTTTTTGAGCATTACCGTAGCTCTTATGACGGGGGGGCTTTTTTCGGCATGTCTAGACATTCCGTCACCCCCTAAGGACACTGCCAAAATAACAAGCGTCAACGTCTTCGCAAAGCAGTTCGACAAAGCAATCGAAACACCCATCAAGCTCAACTCGAGTGAAGAAGCCGAGCTGATCGCCGAAGTCACCCCATCGAAGCACAAAAAAGACGTCCAATATTATTGGTACAACGGCGAAGAAATTCTCGACAGCGGAGCAACCTACACCGTACCGACTTCTTACATGGCCTCTAGCTTTATTAGTCAAAACTTTATTCCCGACAGGCTAGTCATCGAAGACCACGAAGGCAACACCCTCGAAACCAGTTTTCATGTTACCGTCAACAATCCGCCGCAACTTTTGGCAGAAACCACCCCGGCAGACGGAGACACCCTGTACGGCAACAGCTACACGCCCATTCTCTTTACATGGCAATCTTTCGACCGCGACGAAAACAATTACTTGAACAACACCCTTGAAATAGATAGTATTCGCTACAATGTGGGCGATTTACAAGAAGTCATGCAATCGGGGTTTACCGAAGGCAGACACACCTTCCGAATTTTTGTTGAAGATTCCATGGGCGACCAGGATTCTTCTGCTACGCAAGAATTTTTCGTCATTGACACTTTAGGGTTGGGGGCTAAATGGCAATCCATTTTATAAAATCAATCGCCCTCTTCGGCCTGATCGTTTTATCGATTGCGGCATGTACTGATTCCGATGAATATCTTTTCAACGACCAGTCCATTGAGAAGATCAAAGTTTCAGCAGCCGTCACGACCGCATTTGATTCCAACGACGAAAAATCAAAGACAGACACCATTCAACCTGGTGACTCCCTGATTTTCTTATCCACCGTATATCCGTCTAAATCCATTCGTAACCGACAATATCTTTGGACCATCGACGGCAAGTTGTTCGCCAACGAATTCAGTTTCAAGAAAAGCATCGACATCCCAGGCGAACACGAAATAGCATTTATCTTTGTCGACTTTTTCGGCGACACTTTGAGTGACACTCTACATATCACAGTCGCCTCGTCCCCCAATCTTGATCCCAAGAATTTTATTCCGGCCAACGGAACGCAGAACATCGCCTCTGACACAGCCATCAATTTTGCCTGGAACGCAAGCGATCCCGATTCTCTTTGGGGCATCTATTCTCGCTTTGTCTTGAAAAACAACAATCAAGATATTCTTGTAGACACCCTTCTATATCAAGCAAATTATACATACTTCAAAAAACTGGAACCCCTGCAAAAATACACTTGGACTGTCAACGTTTACAACGAATTCAATCAAAAATCCAACGAAACCATCTCATCGTCATTTTTCACAGATGGCATCAATGGCGAAAGTGCTGTAGCAGGAGCCATCGGAACAAGTTCCGACCTAGGTCTTTACACCTTCAGAATCGCTCTTTTGGATTCGCTTCAAGACACAATCAAAACATATCTTTCTTCGAAATCTCAATCGGCGCACTTCTATTTCAAGCCTCTCTCAAACGACACATACAGCCTTGTTGCTTCTATCGATGACGCCCCCGATTTCAGACCCCAGACCATCATATTCAAAACCGTTGCAAACCAAGTACTTGAATTGGATTCTATCACCCTTTTAGATGAAGTTCCTCCGAGAATCAAATCCGTTTCAGGCAGTGACACGATCGACATTCAAGACACATTGCGTTTCATTCTGACTGATTTCGGCGGAAAAATTCCTTCGTCTAGAATTAGCATTTCTTACGAAAAAAATCGTATTACCAAGTTTACCTTCTCAAACGACACCTTGTACATTCCCTTCGAAAAACAAGCCTCGTTACAAAACTGGTCGTACAAGCTGATTACCCTTATCGCACACGATGCGAGTAACAATCCGACAAGAAAGACCTTCTACCTCCGTCCAAATGTAACGTTCCCGGAGGTTTTCAGTGAATAAGTTCCTGTACATCCTACTTTGCACGTTGCCACTTCTACTAGTATCTTGCGGCGACGAACACTTGGTCGACAAAAACTACTCCAAGCTTTCACAGTATGTCTATGTTGCCCCCGATGGATTCAACGGCGAGGTTTCCAAATACTACGAACCGATTGAAGAACTCTATGTAGAACAGGGGCAATCCGTCAAATTTTTCGCTGGTTATTCTAATGGCCACGGAGTTTTCACCGACGAGACATTGCAGCGCTATTACAACGGTCTTCTCTGGAAAATTGGCGACAACGCGTTCAATCTGAATTCATTCCGTTACACATTCAATACTTCCGGGGAATTCGATTGTTCGCTTGAAACGACCGATTTATTTGGCGACACTTTGCGCAACAATTTTAAAGTCTACGTGAACGCCCCCAATAGCATTTCCCTTGACTTTCCGTACAATGGATACAATCAAGCCGAACCTTCCGACGACCAGAATTTGCCGCTCCGTTGGTCGGTTACGGGAATCGACCCTTGGGAATCCGCGCGCTGCCAAGTTTTCATATCCTACGATCAGGATTCCGTTTGGGAATCCCCGCTTGGAACAACTGATTGCAAGTCTGAAGCCACTTTGAGAGGTTCTCTTGTAGAATCGTACGATTCGCTCTTACAGCAGGCAATTAGCCTGTACGACAGTTCATTCACCCTGTATTGGGGAATCAAAATGCGTGTCAGGAGCGAAAGCGGCCGCGAATACCGAGATTCCACCGATATATTCCATTTCTCAACCAAAATTTTAAATAAGACTTCGACACTCAAAATTCCCGTTGTATATGAACGTTACAGGGACAATTCCATTCTGCAAACAGTCGTCTACTTAATTGCAAATAACGGAGACACCTTACAAACAATTACCAACAGCGACAGGTCTAACACGCTTGTAGCCAAAGTCGAGCCACAAATCGGTCTTAAAGTTTTGTTGACCGAGAACTACCGCAAGGAATACACAAGCGAAAGTCTTATCGTCGATATTCCCGCCTACACGGTGCTCACCTTGGACACAATCGTTCTTAAAGATGTCATTCCCCCTCAAATTTCCGCTTACCGCGACTCCATCCGTTTTTCGGACAATATCTATTTCTTCCTCTACGACGACGGTTCAGGAATCAATGTGAACCAATTGAAGGTCCTGGTCGACTTCGACACCATGCAGGTCAATTATCAAGCGCCCTACCTTTCATTCTACACCCGTTGTCCCAACAAATGCAAAATAGAGATTTCGGGAGAAGACTACGCCCGCAACAGGCTCCCGAACGTATATTGGTTTATCGAAAACAAGTATACCTATCAATATATTTCGGGACCATTCCCGAACGAGGAGTTCTAAATGACTAAAATATTTACGATACTCCTTTGTTCTCTTTTGAGTTTTGCCTTTGCAGAATCAAAAGTTCTGCACGTATCCACTATTCCCAGCAAGGTCGATATCTATGTCGGCGAAGTAACCCCGGATCATTCAAAGAATCCGGCCTATGTTTCTCCTGCATTCGTAAACATTCCGGCCGACGATTCCTTGGCAAACGAAATCTTGATTTCTCTGTTCAATCCGGGATTTACAGATACAACTCTCAGAGTCAAGCTTTCTGCAAAGGACACCTCGTACATCATCATTTCGCAACAGCCCATTCTCGACGACGAATTCCTACAAAAACAACAGTCCGAGCTGTCTAAGCGCAAGCGGGCCAATTTTGGAAAGGGGCTCATGCAGTTTTCAATTATACCATTCGCCGTAGGGCTTGTGTCTAGCGCAATCACCTACTACGAAATCGATCAAGCGAAAGACTACAAGAAAACATTGAAAAAGACTTCTATCGACACAGACCGCTATCAAGATACTCGCGAAAACTTTATGGATTCCCGTCACAAGGCAAAAATTGCCAAAGGCGTCACCTACGCCGGATTTCTTTCGGGAGCAGCATTACTTTCAATCGGATTCATTTTATCATTCTAGGGTTTTATGAAAAAGATTCTACTGACATTTGCAATCCTCTGGATTAGCGCCGCTTGGGCAGGAGAAGAACTATCTTCTGATTCTCTCGGAATTCCAAGCCACGTAGAACTCGTGACAGGGACCAAGCAAGACGCACAATTCCTGGGTGTTAAAGACGACACCGTGAGCCTCGGGGGAAACATCCAAGGCAAGTTCACCGTCATTCGCATTCCCAAGAACCGCTTCAAGAGCATTGTCGACAACAACGGCAACGATCTCTTGAATCAGCCTCAAGCCGCCACCACAGAGGAAAGCGTCCAAGACTCCATCGTGCAAGATTCGACAACTCAAGACACAACTGTTCAAGACTCTACTATTCAAGATTCTACGCAACACGATTCTACCGCCGTCGAGCATTCTATTGAAACTCCGGTCGAAGGCCAGCATATCTTTGTTTCATTCGAACGCCGCAATTCCGAATCTACGCTTGCCGAGCAACTTGAAAACTTGATTATTCGCTTGCTCAAGGAATCAGGAACACCTATTACCTTTGTCAACCGTCAAGAATTCAACTTCTGCAACGACGCTCTCTGCATCAAAGACTTTTTGAAGACTCATGGAGCAGCATCTGCCTACGTTGGACGGATTACCTCGGCAAGGACTCCGGACTCGGTCGCCGTGCAAATGACCCACTATCTACTCGACGATTCCACCAAGGCCATCGCCCACACCGCACAAATAAACTTGTCTGCAATCAAGGCTTTGAGCGACGCTCTTTCTAAGGACAAGCTCCATCGATTCGTTCTTCTGCTCCAAGGCGAACAGGTTCCGGTCGAAACGAGAAGCGACATCAGTTATGTACGCATAGAAACCAATCCCGAAGGCGCAAACATTGCCACCAAAGAAAGCGAAGACATCTGCAAGAGCCCTTGCACATTCG contains:
- the rfbC gene encoding dTDP-4-dehydrorhamnose 3,5-epimerase; protein product: MGKFNFIKTSIEGVTIVEPTVFGDHRGYFMETYNKAEFDAAGLNMVFVQDNESKSKKGVLRGLHFQKKNPQGKLVRVIEGEVFDVAVDLRKGSPTFGKWEGVTLSAENKKQFYIPEGFAHGFVVLSETATFVYKCTRLYDPKDEGGLMWNDPEIGIKWPVGNGFEPLLSEKDTKNPALKDLGFAFEL
- the xseB gene encoding exodeoxyribonuclease VII small subunit — encoded protein: MSAENFEYKTAMERLESILERIDNSEMEIDELAGAVQEATELLRKCRQILLATEKNVQDALSGLDGETGVEA
- a CDS encoding dTDP-glucose 4,6-dehydratase; this encodes MKRSIVITGGAGFIGSHVVRLFVNKYPEYKIINLDKLTYAGNLANLKDVENKPNYKFVKMDICDFDAFYKLMQDEHVDGIIHLAAESHVDRSIKDPFTFAKTNVMGTLALLQAAKLYWESLPEKYEGKRFYHISTDEVYGALKMNHPEGITPPFTTTASSSEHHLAYGDDFFYETTKYTPHSPYSASKAGSDHFVRAFHDTYGMPTIVTNCSNNYGPYQFPEKLIPLFINNIRHKKPLPVYGKGENVRDWLFVEDHARAIDVIFHNGKIAETYNIGGFNEWKNIDIIKVVIKTVDKLLGRAEGEDMNLITYVTDRLGHDARYAIDSTKLQKELGWEPSLQFEEGIEKTVRWYLDNQEWLDNITSGDYEKYYEKMYGNR
- a CDS encoding alpha/beta hydrolase, whose protein sequence is MSENLVHTVNTGSFEMEYAQIGSGPKPLIVIPGLSIKSVMKSAASLEGPYKIFKERYTLYFFDRKKDAKPGYSLPEMADDQVAALKAIEIDKADVFGVSQGGMIAQYMAIRHPEVVNKLVLGSSTSKAEPRQITTIQNWARLARAREKSELVNTFIDDCFSEKFVARYRRALLALYKEISDEELERFALFADACDYVDTYDELGKVKSPVLVLGAGKDLVTTPEATVKLAEKLKAEGVPCEFYMYEECGHAVFDELPDYKKRIFDFLEK
- a CDS encoding ATP-binding cassette domain-containing protein, with the protein product MLEVPAMEVSGLSVKFPIRGGVLGKVQKYFSAVENVSFSVQAGQILSIVGESGCGKSTLVKSLVGLVPMDNGEFKLFGEKVVKGRTASGKRVSDLVQMIFQDPFSSLNPRQTVSEILTAPLVARGVGFSEAEARAKELLERVSLPKEALQKFPHEFSGGQRQRLCIARSLMVKPKILLCDEVTSALDVSVQAQILHLLDDLRNEFGLSIVFISHDMQVVRALSDEVLVMYFGHVVERGNADQVLTNPQHEYTQKLLASVPTIRRVQL
- the hisH gene encoding imidazole glycerol phosphate synthase subunit HisH yields the protein MSVIVVDYNAGNLTSVMNALAHIGVDAKSSRDAEEISKATRLIFPGVGAAASAMETLTRTGIGEAIKTVVKAGNPVLGICIGCQIILEESEEDGGVKTLGLIPGKAVRFKDEPGIKIPHMGWNQVNFTREHPIMKGIKSGSDFYYVHSYHPVVPAEYAYAETTYGTQTFQGMVGKDNLIATQFHQEKSGDVGLAMLKNFCDWKV
- a CDS encoding low molecular weight protein-tyrosine-phosphatase; this translates as MKHILVVCTGNICRSPTGEYCLKKALGPDFEVMSAGLGALVDHPAHELSQKIALEHGIDMSAHRARQINLDILKWADLILVMENGHKMDLLHRYPWLEGKVFRYGEPQRVDVPDPYRRPENAFVLAWNFISKLTPYWVEKIKQSEGQA
- a CDS encoding polysaccharide biosynthesis/export family protein, with the protein product MKKLSLGIGLIAVAMLSGCALGPQMQMALPGDSTEYNGMIVRLHAIHEGDVGQGAAKAGDSTDLGDLKDLVVDSLPELEYRIGPLDMVQVVVWEHPELTSPMGQYQPAGQKVTTDGKLFYPYAGELQAAGLTAQELRAEITKRLSDKILNDPQVDVRVTGYHSRKMFVAGSVEKPGYVAFNENPMTIPDAIAYAGGFSEKADPSAMQLRRGDKVYNINYLDAFKSKLPLERMMVKPDDQIFVPALSETQKDQKVYVLGEVGRSGVVDIYNGNLTLAEALASAGGLQALNATSRGIYVIRNTSEKQIDVYQLNAKNAMALAMADRFQLNSRDIVYVDASELATWNRLLSLITPTISAGKTTTDIIYNVETIHNNGWK
- a CDS encoding mannose-1-phosphate guanylyltransferase/mannose-6-phosphate isomerase, translated to MINLILCGGSGTRLWPVSRSLMPKQFAPLFDGQSLFRKTVVTNSAVCESQFIVSNADQFFLAKDQLEMEGMTGSKFLLEPVGRNTAPAIALACLTMTPETIVLVSPSDHVIRKKDEYKKVLLRAEELAKAGNLVTFGITPTSPETGYGYIEADGENVKRFVEKPDRATAEKYLLAGNFYWNSGIFCFTAKTFLAELGKYSPEMLAAAKKALANATVEDGEPIRIDRDDMMAIPSNSIDYAVMEKSNKVKVVPSDIGWSDLGSFDSLYGEYQHDANGNNVNPRHIAVDSKNSLVMGGQRTIATIDLDKMLIVDTPDALLVAPLSSSQKVKKVVEELKERGSDLINVPQTVSRPWGTYSVLESTERYKMKRIVVKPGKRLSLQKHLHRSEHWVVVSGTATVTVGKNVFYVRPNESTYIPVGEVHRLQNEGKLPLVIVEVQVGEYTGEDDIIRVEDDFHRN